A segment of the Trifolium pratense cultivar HEN17-A07 linkage group LG7, ARS_RC_1.1, whole genome shotgun sequence genome:
TAGAGGAGTTATCTAAGGGTAAGTCACATAATATTCCTAGAAATTGTGGACCAGTACTATGACAAGGGTCAACTGTGAAATCCCAACTATTGATataagaagatgaagaaactgAATTAGGATCAAtagcattttttatttcttgaagaGAATGAATGTCATTTTCATGAGTTGATGAATGGATTTGAGAAGGTATAAGAGATAAAGTTATTGTTATAGTTAAAAGAGAATAAAGAGGTGATGATGAAAAGAATGAGAATTTTGTAGGTGTTTTTTTAGCCATTATGTTTGAGGActaatttgttttggttttaatttgtGTTATGAATTATTTCcaaatgcttttttataagatCCTTATTATGGCATATGAttagaaaaataattgttttgtaTATGTAACTTTTATGTCTTGAAGACATGCCAAGAATTTGAGCTACCTATAAGTACAAAATCTTAAAGATTGAACCTACTAAGCTTGGTTTTTTGGTATTATAGTGTGGTTCATTTTGAAGATTCTTTGCATTGAATTGGTTTTCTTGGAAATAAAAAGTGGCATGATTAGTTTTTTACAAACAAATGTTTTTCAAATGAAGTCATATAATAATGCTATTAACATGTgcacaacaaaaagaaaacctAATCTTAACTTTAATTAACACTTTGTTtaaaatgaagatgaaataatgaaataaatatgtgggttcctattttaaaatgcaatTGGTGTTCATTGGACACAAAAGGGAAAGAAGACTATCAACTTTATTAGTAAGTTATAAAAGTATCTTTTGACAACTTTTTTAAGGTACAAAATGTCCATTTAGTAGTTGCTAGGTTATATGTAAATTCTTCCTACAAAAATAAGTGTTTatcttcacaattttttttttatatatggaTATTCCtagttttatattgaaaattatatttttatttattcaaaaaatgttTTCACTTTGTTATTTTCTGAATGGCTGATTTATTCATTGATTCTTACCGAATTTAAGATCCACGACTTGATAAATAATTGAGTGGTTACCCGAATTCGAATCTAAGATCTATTTTGTGAATGAAAATTTTAGTGTTAGAAATAATGTACCTAGACATGAATCATTAGCTTTAGTGGTTTTAGTGGTTCATTTTGAAGAAACATTGCAATTAATAATTTTCTTAGAAATATAAAACCACATACCGTCACCATTTTTCTACAAGCAAATGTTGTTTTGAAGTCAAAGAATGCAATAACCATGCACAACCTAACCCCCAACTTCAACGCAAATTGTTTGAATTAGTAGAAAAGAAGATAAAAGAAATATTGAGTTAAATTAAAGGAAtaaggaaaaaattatttcctCCATTTGATTGTCTCATGATCAAaaggagtaaaaaaaaaaagaatgataaTAAGTAGGTCTcgttttaaaatacaaaaagagtaaaaatattaacatttttattaaaaaagacaCAAAATTATATTGTATTGAGACAATTTTTTTAAGGTGCAACATATGCAATTTAGGTTATTATTAtggactaaaaaaaaaaaattaaattgtatttttggtcTCCTAATTTTCATAAACCTCCAAATTTGGCACCCTAACTtttataatagcacttttggccccctaccTTTAACTCCTTTTGCAAAAGACTGACTTCCACCGATTTTGATAAAGTCAACACACATGTGGACAGTGACTTATACCACGTCAACAAGTCAAAATGTTGGCAATGATTCACATGATACAGTGACGTATTTGAATCCTAAATAAAACGATTCTTGCCATATATATTCACATGATTTCAATTTCTTGTGTACCAAACAACTAACGAGTTACATCATTGTTTTTCCTTATACATACCTTCTTCTCTCTTACTTTCACACCCCTTTTATTACTAGACCAAATAAAACATAAATGCATGTTGTCATGAGCAACACATGCTTTCAACAATAGACAACCTAATTTCTACCTTATATGTTGTCATGAGCAACGTACACACACATTACAACTCTCAAAATTCCTTTCAAATAAGGACTCTTCCAAGCTAAGTACTTTTAGTTCTACCTAGCTAGTTGCATAATCAACACACAACCTTACCTTCTCATCAAATTCCcatattcaaaacaattttttatgcaTGGAGAAGAGAAACCTACTAAAAGATGAAACATTTCTCCAACACCCTTATCTTGTTgctatttttcttgttttgagtTTTCTTGTGATGGACCCTTTTCATCTGGGTCCAGTATCCGGACACAACTTTAGACCTGTGAAACACAACATTGCACCATATAAACAAGTCATGAAGAATTGGCCTCGAGACAACATGAGCAGGCTAGGAATGCACGGAAAATTAGAATTTGAAAACGAAGTATTTGGACCTGAGTCACTCGAATTTGACAACATGGGCCGTGGTCCGTACACCGGTTTAGCTGATGGACGCGTTGTTCGATGGATGGGGGAAGAATTAGGTTGGGAAACATTTGCAGTTGTCACATCCAATTGGTGAGTCTCATCAAGTAACTAGTAATCTAATTTGATTTTATCAGCTTTAAAATACAAGTATACAACTAGAGAATCCAATTTCAATAAttcttaaattttatgtttgtatATATTTATGGATCCGTTTGCTATGgactataaaaaaatagttttaatattcaataatttagaatttattttagattttttcaaaaaaacaaaatagaaattgctttgtgtttgtttatataACGAATATATCACTtcttttatttaagaaaaaacgTTATAAAAAAGGATCATTTGGAGAAGTCACTGAAACAATTTCttagaaagaaaataataatcttcaattttctttttaatttttttttaatgtataacAAACGGATGAAAACTTTGAAgaatgattattttattttatttacaaaaataaattttaacaaaGATGTATGTTCATGCTAATGACACTTGCTATTTTTAAAGGACTGAGAAGATTTGTGTGAGGGGAAATGATTCAACAACTTATAAGCAATGGAAGCATGAAAAAAAATGTGGGCGTCCCCTTGGTTTGAGATTTGACAAAGGGAATGGAGATTTATACATAGCAGATGCATATTATGGCCTTCTTAAGGTTGGACCAAATGGGGGACTAGCTACACCATTGTCAACCCATGTTGGAGGAAAACCTATCCTCTTTGCAAATGACCTTGATATTCATAAGAATGGATCTATCTTTTTCACGGACACAAGCAAAAGATATAATCGAGTGTAAttgtttctatttcttttatttcttttatctttcAAGATCGTTGGATTGAGATTAAACAGTTTAGATGTAAAATTTGAACTGTTTGATCTCATTTCAACGATCACTGTTATGCTGAGTACATGAATGTGTGTATTATCGAATGTTATAAGTTCTTATGATGTGTACTATTGTTGCAGTGCgcacttttttatattattggaAGGAGAAGCAACGGGTCGGCTCCTTAGATATGATCCTCCAACCAAAACAACTCATGTTGTCTTGGAAGGTCTTGCTTTTCCTAATGGAGTGCAACTTTCTAAAGATCAATCCTTCCTTGTATTTACTGAAACCACCAATTGCAGGTCTCTACTAATTATCTTCCTAATTGGTTTCAAGTGTGTGTGTGACAATAATTTAAGGAACACTACAAGGTTTAAGGTTGTGGTCTAGTAGTGTTCCTTAATTTTACATAGAATAAGGTTTAATGTGACATAATGCAAACTCAAACATGGTCGCATCGCAATTTTTACATTGATGTTGCAgcctattttttaaaaaaaatctctgAGAAACGCGAAATTGAATCGTCTATGAATTTAGTATAGTGTTGCAGCTGTATGGACCGTTAAATTTAATTGTCACTACACCTACAACATCATACTGCAACTATTGAGAATCTAGGTTCGAGCaactaataattaatttttaaaatttttgaatgaCAGGCTAATGAAACTTTGGATGGAGGGTCCTAAAAACGGAACAGTGGAACATGTAGCCGATCTACCAGGATTTCCGGACAACGTAAGAATGAACGAAAAAGGACAATTTTGGGTGGCAATAGATTGTTGTCGAACCGGAGCTCAAGAGGTTTTGAGTAACAATCCATGGTTGAGAAGTATTTACTTTCGTTTGCCTATAAGAATGATGTATTTGGCTAAAGCAATGGGGATGAAAATGTACACTGTGATTACACGTTTAGATGAGAATGGAAATATTCTTGAAGTTCTTGAAGATAGAGAAGGAAAAGTGATGAAGTTGGTAAGTGAAGTTAAAGAGATGAATGGGAAGCTTTGGATTGGAACTGTAGCTCATAATCACATCTCCACCTTACCTTACCCTTAAAAACTTTGGCTAATTTAGTACtatgcattaaattaaatttctctTGTATCTTGGATTAGAATTTTCCTTCTGGTAAAATTAAATGGTAGATTGCTTAATCTGTACCTGTGTAACAACATTTCAgttttaatcaaataattatttttccaaTATTCCATGCCTCTACTCTATAGACTATAATAATCATTGTATTATGATTTTCCCAATAGATCACATTATTGGTAAGGAGCTATGAAAATCAGGCGCTATGTTTGATCTAGGGTTTGGATAATACGCTATAAGTCCTGAGTTCGATtcccaactcattgtaaaaaaaaattaatcagtCAAATCAAATAAACACTATATAGGTGGCAAAACTATCTATCGAAAATATTTCAATGCTTACTAGTTCGatcacatgtattttttttttttaatctcttgTGCTATGTTCGGCTTCTATGTCAAATTAGTCCATACATTGTCATTTAATCTTAGTCAACGTCTCTGTAATCCGAGTCAACGTCGCTGTTAGCATAGTCGTTTTTTTCTCCAGTAATATATCATTTTAATCATGTAATGTGAAAATTCCGTCATTTTAGTCCGTCGTTGAATACGTTGACTTATGACTTAAAATGCATGACATGCTTAGTGAAAAGATTAAACTGAAATTCGCTAAattatagaaataaaatattatttaatccAAACAGTTACTGTATAAGTCAACATATTCAAGGATGATTAAAAAGACAAAATCTTCTCAGAGTTGGaatcgcaaaaaaaaaaaaaaatataaaaataaactaaaattctctaaaattacaattttggaAGTGTAAGATACCAACACACAGGGAAAATGAATTTGCAGATAAACTGAATGAACACGTCAGACACAACGCACTGCAATTTTAATCCGTGACGCAACTTTGTATCTATCTgctttcattaatttttttttaaaaattgatactaataaaaaatgatgatgatgaacacTTTATGATTGAAATTGGAACAAACAAGTTCAAATTCACCAAATTACTATCATTTTTCAGTTGTTAGTTAATTACTGCTACTACTACTAATCACTCTCTAGAAATCAATCTTAACAATGCTCAAATTTATCTCTCACTTcctcaaatcaaaatcaaatttaaaatccaCACTTTCCAATTCTAGGGTTCCAATCTCTCGTAATTTCTGCACAACACCGATCAGAGACTCAATTGAATATGACGTCGTCATCGTCGGAGCTGGTCCCGCCGGTTTATCGGCGGCAATACGATTAAAACAACTTTGCCGCCAAAACGACACCGATTTATCCGTTTGCGTTCTCGAAAAAGGCGCTGAAGTTGGTAAGTCAAATTCGTTTCTCTTTTCGCAATTTCTGCATCGAAATCTTCACAACAATTTCtgcattgttttgtttttctcagGTGCTCATATTCTTTCTGGAAATGTTTTTGAACCTCGTGCGTTGAATGAGCTTCTTCCTCAGTGGAAGCAGCAAgaggtgaattttttttttgttatttggtGGTTATTGGTGAAGTGAGTTTGATTTGTAACTTGCATTGaggttttttgttgttgaatttgCAGGCTCCGATTACTACACCGGTTTCCTCTGATAAGTTTTGGTTTTTGACTAAGAATCGTGCAATTTCGCTTCCCAGTCCTTTTAACAATGAAGGGAACTACGTAATAaggtttttactttttatgacATGTATATTCATTTCATACTATTTTTTGAGTTTAAATTATGCATGcagttttgaattttattaCATGATTGCTGAATCTACTATGCTGAAATTgttcctttcttttttgtttttggttaagCTTTAGAAGTTGATGTGTTTGATTTCAAGTGTAATGGTGTTTTAATCTTTGGAAAAagcttatttttatcaaactgTTGATCTGTGCCATTAGATTAGATATAAATATTGCTGGTGATTGTACTGTGCATAaagttgaattttaaatttaacatAGAGACTGTGTTGATACTTGGTATACAATCTGTTATCTGTCCGAGATGACATGAAGTCCTAAATCCTAATAAATGAAGctctttataattttaataaacaaTCTTCCTGTCACATTCTTGCTTCAATTTTCCCTCCTCATTGATTGATGTaagtaaaattcaaaattgGAAGATAAATTAagctcttatatttttaatttccgtgtttattaaataaaaaaatttactaacgGGGGTTGGGTCTAGTGGAAAGGGGCTAGACTCCTACAACGTGGCCGACCAGGGTTTGAATTTGAATCCTGATTGGGAGAGGTACCCACATTTAGTGTCCGACATGCCTCAAATAGGATTATCTCTGGTCGAAGGAACCTGTgggaaacaaaaaacaacaatttttttgttgcattCTTGCTTCTATTATGTTTCTCTTTAATTGATGTAAAATTCAAAACTGATTATGGACCATCTTACAGTTTAAGTCAGTTAGTACGATGGATGGGGGAAAAAGCTGAAGAGTTAGGCGTGGAGATATACCCAGGATTTGCTGCTAGTGAGGTATTTCTGCATTTGTTTGGATGTTGCTTCTCCATATCTGTTATTGTTTACAGGTGTATTTCCTTGCAGATATTGTACGATGCTAACGACAAAGTTATCGGTATTGGAACTAATGATATGGGAATTTCAAAAGATGGTTCGAAGAAGGAGAATTTTCAACGTGGTGTTGAGATCAAAGGTTTCATTTTACATTTCTTTATCTCATACACATGTTAATGTGCTTTGTCTTGGTTCTTGGAGCAAAAAGGTTTCACTAATTAACACTTGTCTAGCTGCTCCAGCAGCTTGTCTATGGTTTGAACAAGTATTTAGTTCTTTCTGAGGTGTAGTTGTTAACTATGTAAATATTGAATCACATTTAGGTCGAATGACACTTCTGTCTGAGGGATGTCGAGGATCGTTATCAGAggtttgaaaattaaattttaggaTTGGCATAGATTCTAGCTTTTTCTGTCAATTATTATGTTGATGGTAAAATCTCTTATCCCTATCCCTGTATTTCCTACAGCAAATAATGAAAAAGTACAACCTGAGAGAGAAGGGAGGTGCAGAACATCAGACATATGCTTTGGGAATTAAAGAGGTATAACTACTTCACTTATTTttaaagagattttttttttttaaaaaaaaaaagatcatctTCATTATTTTTCATGTGCAATCTGTCACAATTCTGCTTTCCTATTCAATTATATATGCATGAAGAATATTTGATTgttgactgttctaaatctaaTAATTGAAAATCATGGGTGAAACTCATTGATCTTATTTGCCACCATCCCTTGGATTCTGAAACTTGTACTTTTAGGTTTGGGAAATTGACGAGGAAAAGCATCAACCTGGTGCAGTACTTCACACATTAGGATGGCCCTTGGATCATAAAACATATGGAGGATCTTTTCTGTATCACATGAAAGACAGACAAGTAAGACGGACAGTTACTACCCCATACTGTAATTATTGTTGTACAGTCAGTATTATTCTGTTATCTATATCTGAAATAAACACTACAAAAATACATATGTAGCACAATACTAACCTCACTGATTTAATCCAACTTGTTTCTAGACTATTTGAGTGTACATTGTTATGTTTGAGTTGAGTCTTAAAGCTTGATGATTGCTCATTCCTAGAAAGTATTTGAAAACCGCTATGAACACAATGATATATTTCAATTTGATGAATCCATTTTTCTCACTATTTCATGGTTTTCTATTCTGACTAGAAACCTGTTTTACCAAGTTGCTAACAAATCACCTGTAGCTGTATTTGCAAACTCTGACTGAACTGTACAACTTTAGCTTTTCCTGCTAATTTTTAGTTTCATTTATGCTGACAATATATTCTTCATGTCAAGAATTCCATTTCCATCATGACAGATTGCTCTAGGCCTTGTGGTTGCTTTGAACTATCAGAACCCTTTCATGAATCCTTATGAGGAATTCCAGGTGAAGTTTTTTTCCCTTCTAGGCATGTTTAAAGcacataaataattttcttataaCATGACAAACCATTTTAACATTTCTCTTTAACTGGTTTTTTCTGTTTTGTATGGCATGTGCCTAAGTGTTTTAAGAGACGTACTATTCCTTTTAATGAAAATATTCAAAACGTGGTTTTTGTGGTATTTAACTTGGCTTGCCACTTCCATGTCTTGTCTAAGTTGATTGTTCCATCTTTCTAGGATTAGAACAAATGAAATTTCTTGGATGCATTTTTATGTATGCAATTTAAATTATTGGGATTTTTGGAAGTCTGTCAGTGTTTTCTAAGGTACATACTGTTTCTTCTAAAGAAGGGTTTGTACGTTTAACCTGCGAAGCCACTTCTAGCCTCTTCTAAGTAGGTTTTCCGTCTTTTTGTAAATTGGGTTGCTTCATTTTTCTAATGTGCATGTATATTTATGCAACTTGTGTAACTGAAATGAGTAATGAGTCGTTTACCTTGCCAAATTCACCAATTATGTTTTGGATCTTTTTGTGAAACTTTTGCTGGTTGGTTTTGTTGATACACTATCACTTTAAAAATCTTAGAACTTACATTACTTATTCTTATCATTACTCTCGGTTAATAAGTTTTTTGCTCCTTCCTTCCTTATCCCCTGTGTCTTGTTTGTTTAACCAGAAACTTAAGCATCATCCTGCAATCAAACCATATCTGGAAGGCGGAACAGTTATCCAGTATGGAGCTCGCACTTTAAATGAAGGTGGTTTTCAGGTACATAAATAATCAATAACATTCCTTATCTTACGTGCAATCAATCGGAAAACAATGTAGAGTatttttccgtaaaaaaaaacaatgtagaGTATTATTTTACCTTTATGTCCCACAGATGGGAAGCCACAAGAGGTCTTTTATTACAGGTGTACTAAGATGAAGGGTGCCAAATGGATACTCCTAACTTTTAAGATTTCTAATGCAAAATTTAGCTGTATTTGGTGAGGTCTAACCGGTTTGAACATAAAATTAGAAATGGGGCAAGAAACATGGGGACTAAAACATGGACATTACAACACAACACTTTACGTGTCCGACAGTCCATGTACTTTGGAAGTGTTGCCTTGTGTCTGACATTGATATAATTTTTCTGAAATGTCTATGCTTAATAGTCTGAGCAACATGCCTGCTAACGGTTACAGTGGTCCATAAGACATAAGGCTTGATTGTTATTTTTACTATTGATAGATGAGTCTTACATTCATGAAGAGCAAGTTTTCAAAGAGTGGTGGCTAGATTAATTCTTCGTTATCATATTAATCTTTGATTGCCTGCTTTTGGTTCCAATGCATTATTTCTTTTTGTTacaataaacattttttttaaatacaaacgTGATTCTAGTTAAATTTCAGTCTATCCCATATCCAGTTTTTCCTGGTGGAGCAATTATTGGATGTTCAGCTGGTTTCTTGAATGTGCCCAAGATAAAGGGAACTCACACAGCAATGAAATCAGGTAGAGGATGGAAATTTGCTCTATTTTTTGCTAATGTTGATgtgtttttttaagttttggtCAAGGGAATTTAAGGAATGTACGATTCTTTAAGGTCTTCTCTATTCTTATATTTATTAAGTCAACCCATCATTTCTTACTTTAATCAACTTCATATTGGGATATGGCCAGTTGCTGATGGTTCAATGTGATATGCAAATAAAAACGTTTCAGATTTTCTGCTGCATACATCTAATGGACCAGCACTTCTCTTTGTAGGAATGCTTGCAGCTGAAGCTGCATTTGGTGCGGTTAATGAAGGTCTAGATATGAATACATATTGGGATGCTTTGAGGAATTCATGGATATGGGAAGAACTATATAAAGCTCGGAACTACCGACCTGTTAGTGAAGCTATTCATTGTCACTTTGACTTTTCTGTCTTTCcctctcttcatttttttttcaggcTATTTTTgctttcatttttaaaatcttgACCTAAGAGCCCATCTCATCTTAGATAGTTATATATCTATTTGGTAACTTTTGAATAAGTTATAATAATGTTATAAGTATAAGGTTGCAATAGGTGGCACGGCTTGTTTAAAACATAAATCACCATTATCTTGTCAGATGAATTCTTTTATGCCTTTGCTTATTTTTTATGGATTTAGAGGATATGCACTGTCAGTTTAACTTCATTTTACACTGACTTCCagtgaaaatttgttttttgagACATCACTCCATTCTTATTATAACCACATCGTAAGAGTGGTGATATAACATGGAAAAATAGAGAGCACATATTGGATGTCAGTGTAAAACTACTTTGACAATGTATGTCTGTTAAACTCATATTTATTAACATATAACATATGGGAAGTTGGATATTACAAATTACATGGTAGGATTTTCGGCTACATGCAAAACCATGATATTACTTGCTAGATATCTGTCTTGCATATGACCAAGAATCTACTATGCTGGTAACTCTGGAATTCTCCAAGATTATGAGAAATTCCTAGCAactaattataaatttataacttGTAGGAAGAATGTTATTTCATCCTAGACCATTTCGAAGCTTATTAGGGACTTATATATATCAAAGTTACTTGTAAGTGAAAGTAAAGTAAATCTTGTAACGTACTCATAGATTATGGGCTTTATGTTTTTTGAACCAGATGGATTACGGGCTTTAGATCTAACTCAACCCAAAACTAGCTCAATAAGGACTAATTTGGCCATATATCTAGTCAATGTAGTGTCTCAACACATCCCCTCACGTTCAGAAATACACACTTAAATTGTGGACAAATGTGGGTGGAATAATATGGATCTCAAGTCCCTCAGATGGAATAACAAAGATAATGGGCCAATAATTGAACTAGGATATTCTGTGATACGATCTTAGAATTTGAGTATTAGGCCTAACTCAGCCCTCAAAAGCTATAGCTTAAGAGGTGAAAAATGTC
Coding sequences within it:
- the LOC123898532 gene encoding protein STRICTOSIDINE SYNTHASE-LIKE 13-like, whose amino-acid sequence is MEKRNLLKDETFLQHPYLVAIFLVLSFLVMDPFHLGPVSGHNFRPVKHNIAPYKQVMKNWPRDNMSRLGMHGKLEFENEVFGPESLEFDNMGRGPYTGLADGRVVRWMGEELGWETFAVVTSNWTEKICVRGNDSTTYKQWKHEKKCGRPLGLRFDKGNGDLYIADAYYGLLKVGPNGGLATPLSTHVGGKPILFANDLDIHKNGSIFFTDTSKRYNRVAHFFILLEGEATGRLLRYDPPTKTTHVVLEGLAFPNGVQLSKDQSFLVFTETTNCRLMKLWMEGPKNGTVEHVADLPGFPDNVRMNEKGQFWVAIDCCRTGAQEVLSNNPWLRSIYFRLPIRMMYLAKAMGMKMYTVITRLDENGNILEVLEDREGKVMKLVSEVKEMNGKLWIGTVAHNHISTLPYP
- the LOC123898315 gene encoding electron transfer flavoprotein-ubiquinone oxidoreductase, mitochondrial-like isoform X2, translated to MLKFISHFLKSKSNLKSTLSNSRVPISRNFCTTPIRDSIEYDVVIVGAGPAGLSAAIRLKQLCRQNDTDLSVCVLEKGAEVGAHILSGNVFEPRALNELLPQWKQQEAPITTPVSSDKFWFLTKNRAISLPSPFNNEGNYVISLSQLVRWMGEKAEELGVEIYPGFAASEILYDANDKVIGIGTNDMGISKDGSKKENFQRGVEIKGRMTLLSEGCRGSLSEQIMKKYNLREKGGAEHQTYALGIKEVWEIDEEKHQPGAVLHTLGWPLDHKTYGGSFLYHMKDRQIALGLVVALNYQNPFMNPYEEFQKLKHHPAIKPYLEGGTVIQYGARTLNEGGFQSIPYPVFPGGAIIGCSAGFLNVPKIKGTHTAMKSGMLAAEAAFGAVNEGLDMNTYWDALRNSWIWEELYKARNYRPAFKYGLIPGLALSGLEHYILKGRHPITLKHGKPDHEATNAAQLHSPIHYPKPDGILSFDVPTSLHRSNTNHEHDQPPHLRLRDPKIPELTNLPVYAAPESRYCPARVYEYVAAEQNKLKLQINAQNCLHCKACDIKDPKQNIKWTVPEGGGGPGYSVM
- the LOC123898315 gene encoding electron transfer flavoprotein-ubiquinone oxidoreductase, mitochondrial-like isoform X1 is translated as MLKFISHFLKSKSNLKSTLSNSRVPISRNFCTTPIRDSIEYDVVIVGAGPAGLSAAIRLKQLCRQNDTDLSVCVLEKGAEVGAHILSGNVFEPRALNELLPQWKQQEAPITTPVSSDKFWFLTKNRAISLPSPFNNEGNYVISLSQLVRWMGEKAEELGVEIYPGFAASEVFLHLFGCCFSISVIVYRCISLQILYDANDKVIGIGTNDMGISKDGSKKENFQRGVEIKGRMTLLSEGCRGSLSEQIMKKYNLREKGGAEHQTYALGIKEVWEIDEEKHQPGAVLHTLGWPLDHKTYGGSFLYHMKDRQIALGLVVALNYQNPFMNPYEEFQKLKHHPAIKPYLEGGTVIQYGARTLNEGGFQSIPYPVFPGGAIIGCSAGFLNVPKIKGTHTAMKSGMLAAEAAFGAVNEGLDMNTYWDALRNSWIWEELYKARNYRPAFKYGLIPGLALSGLEHYILKGRHPITLKHGKPDHEATNAAQLHSPIHYPKPDGILSFDVPTSLHRSNTNHEHDQPPHLRLRDPKIPELTNLPVYAAPESRYCPARVYEYVAAEQNKLKLQINAQNCLHCKACDIKDPKQNIKWTVPEGGGGPGYSVM